The Quercus lobata isolate SW786 chromosome 9, ValleyOak3.0 Primary Assembly, whole genome shotgun sequence region GGGATTGCCATTTGAAGGGCCGGGTATAAAGACCTATTATACCCAAATTGATCGTAGGTTGAAGACCCTTGACAAATTGAAGATGATGGTTATGGAAGAGTTGTGTGAGAACCCTGCTATGCACAACATACACATTACTTATCGCATGCCAAATGAAATCCTGAAGCACCGGATTAATTACAAGTATATGGCGATAGAAGCAGACAAACATGTGAAGATCATGTTTGATAAGTTAGAGAGAATACCTGAAGTAATTAACATTGAGTTGTACATACAGTTGGAGCCACGTGCAGGAGTTGGTATTGAGGAAAtccaacaaacacaaacaagttTACAAGTTACAGTTCCAGATGCTCAATATGAGTATTTTACACATGTAGAGCATGATGATGTTCATGCCAATGAAGATGTTCATGtcgatgatgatgaggatgaggatgatgatgattatgatgatgaggacaaggatgaggatgatgatgatgatgatgatgacgatgactATGTTGATGAAAATATTGCCATTAACGGTGAAGATTTTTGCGATAGAGATGAGATTGAAGACAGGATTGAACAAGGGGACTTTAGGGACTTTGAGAGGGACATTGATGACGATGAGACATTGGATGGTAGTAAACCTGATGCATACAATGTTCTTAGTGTCCAAAACATTACAAACACAATCCCTATGTACTCACCACCTGCCttgtcattttcaaaaaatacttgggaaaatatggttgatccttcacATATTGAGACACCATTTGTGTCTAGTTGGAGAGAGGGGATGAATTTGTGCAAAGGCTTGACTTTTGCCAATAAAATGGAGGTGCAACGCGTATTAACAAAGTGTGCcctcaaggaaaacaaatattttatgatcAGTAGGTCAACCACGACAAAACTTTGTGCGAAATGCGTGGATGAGTCATGCACGTGGTATGTCTGCGTAGTCATGAAGCCCAAGTTCCACAATCTATGGATGGTCACCGTGTACAAGGGTCCTCACACGTGTATACGGACTAGGGTGCGAAATGATAGTAGAATGATGAGTTGTAAATTTATTGCAGATGACATCCTTAAGAAGTTATATAAGGATCACACTACCCCAATTAAGCATCTCAGATCTATGATAGAGTCGAAATATGAGGGAAAAAAGCCTTCTTACTACAAGATATGGGATGCGAAACAAAAGGCCATTGGGAAGATGTTTGGGAATTGGGAagagtcttaccaaaggttgcAAAAGTTGCTAATGGCATATATTGATCAAGATCCGACTACCCAGGTGTTCTATCGTACCACATCCACCGGTGAAGATGACACagtatttttgaattatgtgtTTTGGTCTTTCGGTCCAAGCATTGATGGATTCAAATATTGCAAGCCGGTTATCAGCATTGATGGGACCCATCTGTATGGTAAATATCAGGGAAAGTTGTTGGTTGCAATGGCAACCGACGCTAACAACAAGATATTCCCTCTTGCCTTTGCTATTGTGGATTCTGAGTCAGGGTCTAGTTGGAGGTGGTTTTTACAATGCCTCAGAGATGCGATTGGCCGCGTGATACCTAACGAAGGCATTTGCATAATTTCTGACCGACATCTCAGTATCAAAAACACCATTGCAAACTATCCTAGAAGGGATGATGGAAGACCACTGGTATTTCATAGATACtgccttcgacatgttgctagcaactttAACACACATTTTCAGAACTCGACTCTAAAGTCAGCGGCGTTAAAAGCCGGATATGCTAGTCAGGCAGTGAAATTTTATACCATAATGGAGACCATTAAGCAGGCGGAAATTGAGGCCATTAGAAATAAGAAGAAGTTGACGGGGAAGGATTGCAAGGAAAAGAATTAAGATTATCTTCCATACACATACCTAATGGGCGAGTCTGTGGATATGTGGACccagtcacatgatggtggGAGACGTTTTGGGGCAATGACAACTAATATATCAAAGTGCTTCAATGGTGTACTGAAAGGTGCACGGGGCCTTCCTATTGCTGCGTTGGTTGAGTTCACTTGGAACAAACTTGTTCAATACTTCCACGACCGTCACAAAGAATACCTTTTTGAGTTCTCAGAGGGTAAGAAATTGAGTGAATATGCCTTCTCCAAGTGGGATGGGAATAAGCGTAAATCTGAAAAACACTATCTCAAGCCATTTAGCA contains the following coding sequences:
- the LOC115961901 gene encoding uncharacterized protein LOC115961901, producing the protein MAQLQRMNARLDTLTNELCQVNTRVSRIARWFTMPEIDIIIYYGGPLKNANANKGLPFEGPGIKTYYTQIDRRLKTLDKLKMMVMEELCENPAMHNIHITYRMPNEILKHRINYKYMAIEADKHVKIMFDKLERIPEVINIELYIQLEPRAGVGIEEIQQTQTSLQVTVPDAQYEDEIEDRIEQGDFRDFERDIDDDETLDGSKPDAYNVLSVQNITNTIPMYSPPALSFSKNTWENMVDPSHIETPFVSSWREGMNLCKGLTFANKMEVQRVLTKCALKENKYFMISRSTTTKLCAKCVDESCTWYVCVVMKPKFHNLWMVTVYKGPHTCIRTRVRNDSRMMSCKFIADDILKKLYKDHTTPIKHLRSMIESKYEGKKPSYYKIWDAKQKAIGKMFGNWEESYQRLQKLLMAYIDQDPTTQVFYRTTSTGEDDTVFLNYVFWSFGPSIDGFKYCKPVISIDGTHLYGKYQGKLLVAMATDANNKIFPLAFAIVDSESGSSWRWFLQCLRDAIGRVIPNEGICIISDRHLSIKNTIANYPRRDDGRPLVFHRYCLRHVASNFNTHFQNSTLKSAALKAGYASQAVKFYTIMETIKQAEIEAIRNKKKLTGKDCKEKN